In Candidatus Zixiibacteriota bacterium, the following proteins share a genomic window:
- the plsY gene encoding glycerol-3-phosphate 1-O-acyltransferase PlsY — MYIAFALTIAYLLGAVPFSLLIARLAGVRDLRQIGSGNLGATNVWRAAGPVAGMSVFLADIGKGAAAVFAALIILPSHTPMLLALAGLAAVLGHVFPIYLGFRGGKGAATGLGVMFMLQPLATLAALVVFLLVALVWRYVSLASICGALALFVAVVVQEHVLKLAVPDFDFYLTALLALLIIITHRQNVVRLIRGTENRFSFSSRSPKVGSHV; from the coding sequence ATGTACATCGCCTTTGCCCTCACAATCGCCTACTTGTTAGGTGCCGTGCCCTTTTCGCTTCTGATAGCCCGGCTGGCTGGCGTCAGAGATCTGCGACAGATAGGATCGGGCAATCTTGGAGCCACCAATGTTTGGCGGGCAGCTGGACCTGTGGCGGGGATGAGTGTATTCCTGGCCGATATAGGCAAAGGAGCGGCGGCGGTTTTTGCAGCTCTGATCATTCTACCGTCACACACGCCGATGCTTCTGGCCCTGGCTGGTTTGGCCGCCGTGCTCGGACATGTGTTCCCGATCTATCTTGGCTTTCGAGGGGGCAAAGGAGCGGCGACCGGTTTAGGTGTGATGTTCATGCTTCAGCCGCTGGCCACCCTGGCTGCCCTGGTGGTTTTTCTGCTGGTTGCACTTGTCTGGCGGTATGTCTCGTTGGCCTCGATTTGCGGAGCGCTGGCTTTGTTTGTGGCGGTCGTGGTTCAGGAACACGTGCTAAAACTTGCCGTACCCGACTTCGACTTTTACCTGACGGCATTGCTGGCTTTGCTGATAATCATAACGCACCGACAAAACGTCGTGCGACTCATCCGGGGCACCGAGAATCGTTTCAGTTTCTCGTCCCGATCTCCCAAGGTAGGTAGTCATGTCTGA
- a CDS encoding NAD(P)-dependent glycerol-3-phosphate dehydrogenase: MSERVAILGAGSWGMAIARLLDSNGADVRLWEFDKAEHRKLIEHRTIPEKLKDACLAMSIDITNDLGYAVSDCDLVVLAVPSQMMRAAIQPLGGILPKGTALVSLAKGVEVSSLRRMSEVIQEGLAIPAESVATLSGPSHAEEVVRDMPTTVVAASESHELVDRLQTLFSSRTFRVYTSDDTVGVELGGALKNIIAIGVGITDGLGLGDNTRGALITRGLAEMSRLGVAMGARAETFAGLSGIGDLVTTCISKHSRNRYVGEKIGQGVRLDEVLKSMAMVAEGVQTTRSGYQLRDKYKVEMPITTQVHQVLFEDKPAADAVAELMGRELKAEIWR, translated from the coding sequence ATGTCTGAGCGGGTGGCGATACTTGGTGCCGGATCGTGGGGGATGGCCATAGCACGGCTTCTCGATAGTAACGGCGCCGACGTTCGACTGTGGGAGTTTGATAAGGCCGAACACCGGAAACTGATTGAACATCGTACCATCCCCGAAAAACTCAAAGATGCCTGTCTGGCCATGTCGATAGACATCACTAACGATCTTGGCTACGCGGTGTCCGACTGCGATCTGGTGGTACTGGCCGTACCGTCACAGATGATGCGGGCGGCTATCCAGCCGTTGGGTGGTATACTACCCAAGGGCACGGCGTTGGTCAGCCTCGCGAAAGGGGTGGAAGTCAGCAGTTTACGGCGAATGTCTGAAGTAATACAAGAAGGGCTGGCGATACCGGCTGAATCTGTAGCAACTTTGTCCGGTCCATCCCACGCCGAAGAGGTTGTGCGCGACATGCCAACGACCGTTGTGGCGGCCAGCGAGAGCCACGAGCTGGTAGATCGCCTCCAGACTCTGTTTAGCAGCCGGACGTTCCGTGTGTACACTTCCGACGATACCGTTGGAGTCGAGCTTGGTGGTGCTCTGAAGAATATCATCGCCATAGGGGTCGGTATCACCGACGGTTTGGGCCTGGGTGACAACACGCGCGGTGCCCTGATCACACGCGGCCTGGCCGAGATGAGTCGGCTTGGTGTGGCTATGGGCGCACGGGCCGAAACCTTTGCCGGGTTGTCTGGAATCGGCGACCTTGTCACAACCTGTATATCCAAACATTCTCGCAACCGCTATGTCGGTGAGAAGATCGGACAGGGGGTGAGGCTCGACGAGGTCCTGAAGAGTATGGCTATGGTAGCCGAGGGAGTGCAGACAACTCGCTCCGGGTATCAATTGCGCGATAAGTATAAAGTTGAAATGCCGATCACCACTCAGGTGCACCAGGTCTTGTTCGAAGACAAACCGGCGGCCGACGCGGTGGCCGAACTGATGGGGCGTGAGTTGAAAGCAGAAATCTGGCGTTGA
- a CDS encoding MerR family transcriptional regulator: MVPTKTEEKRYYSISEVARLTGLEPYVLRYWEKEFPSLKPRKNRGGNRMYTSKDIELVNRINHLRKSEKLTIAGTRSKLTMRKAGEEQKSVKSTAKARTLISQIRKDVEDLITDFS; encoded by the coding sequence ATGGTTCCAACAAAGACCGAGGAAAAAAGATACTACTCGATCAGCGAAGTTGCCCGATTGACCGGCCTCGAACCGTATGTGCTCAGATACTGGGAGAAGGAGTTTCCCTCGCTCAAACCGCGCAAAAACCGCGGCGGTAATCGGATGTACACCAGCAAGGACATTGAGCTGGTCAACCGGATCAACCATTTGCGCAAGAGCGAAAAACTCACCATCGCCGGGACCCGCTCCAAACTGACCATGAGAAAGGCCGGTGAGGAACAGAAAAGCGTAAAGTCCACGGCCAAGGCGCGCACCTTGATAAGCCAGATTCGCAAGGATGTCGAGGATCTGATCACAGATTTCTCTTGA
- a CDS encoding glycosyltransferase family 2 protein, with amino-acid sequence MSQLAQHSALILVPAYNAEQHLDELIQRLGVWVCPDNLLFVNDGSTDGTLPKLKEHGVNYISFPENRGKGAALMAGFDYAIERDYRSVLTIDADLQHAPEELPGFYALDNGHRLVMGTRDIDLRVMPFARWLSNNLCSLIISVFSTQRIRDSQSGYRLIPTSLLRAMRLRTVGYDFESEMLFKAGAAGYEVGEVSVPTIYEDSVSFINPFADTGRFIRQIWRRIWA; translated from the coding sequence ATGTCACAACTTGCCCAACACTCCGCACTGATTCTGGTACCGGCTTACAATGCCGAACAGCATCTTGATGAGTTGATTCAACGTCTCGGTGTTTGGGTCTGTCCGGACAATCTGTTGTTTGTCAACGACGGCTCCACCGACGGCACCTTGCCGAAACTGAAAGAGCATGGGGTCAACTACATTTCGTTTCCCGAGAACCGTGGCAAAGGGGCCGCCTTGATGGCCGGGTTCGATTACGCTATTGAAAGAGATTATCGTTCGGTTCTGACTATAGACGCCGACTTGCAGCACGCACCTGAGGAGCTTCCCGGTTTCTATGCTCTCGACAACGGCCACCGTCTTGTCATGGGCACGCGCGACATTGATCTTAGGGTCATGCCGTTTGCTCGCTGGCTCTCCAACAATCTCTGTTCGTTGATCATCTCTGTTTTCTCGACGCAACGTATCCGCGACAGTCAGTCCGGGTATCGTTTGATTCCGACATCGTTGTTGCGTGCGATGCGACTTCGCACCGTTGGGTATGATTTCGAGTCGGAGATGCTTTTCAAAGCCGGCGCGGCCGGCTACGAGGTCGGTGAAGTATCTGTGCCTACTATCTACGAGGATTCCGTTTCTTTTATTAATCCATTTGCCGATACCGGTCGATTCATCCGCCAAATCTGGCGCCGAATCTGGGCCTGA
- the surE gene encoding 5'/3'-nucleotidase SurE translates to MRDNHLLCTLGGMKQRILLTNDDGYFSDGICALYNELKKKAEVFIVAPDREQSASSHSLTLNRPLRIHQLDKHRYATDGTPTDCVMLAVHMLFKHKLPDMIISGINHGANMGDDVTYSGTVAAAIEGSIMGVPSMAVSMSSYEPGTPMTRAARFVAKLVASYHKMGLEPSTFLNVNFPCDNSRAYKTFEFTSLGSRRYKDIVIRKTDPRGKPYYWIGGRPQWKMTKGSDFEAVSRGVVSITPTRLNFTHAEVLERLKEGSFKL, encoded by the coding sequence TTGCGTGACAACCATCTTTTGTGTACCCTGGGCGGGATGAAGCAACGCATACTCCTGACCAACGACGATGGCTATTTCTCCGACGGCATCTGTGCCCTCTACAACGAACTGAAAAAGAAAGCCGAAGTGTTCATCGTTGCGCCGGATCGTGAACAATCAGCCAGCAGTCATTCACTGACGTTGAACCGTCCGCTGCGTATCCATCAGTTGGACAAACATCGCTACGCCACCGACGGAACACCCACCGACTGTGTCATGCTGGCCGTGCACATGCTGTTCAAACACAAACTTCCGGACATGATTATTTCAGGCATCAACCACGGCGCCAACATGGGCGACGATGTCACTTACAGTGGAACCGTCGCCGCGGCAATCGAAGGGTCTATTATGGGTGTGCCCTCAATGGCTGTTTCGATGTCCAGTTATGAACCGGGAACGCCGATGACGCGCGCGGCTCGTTTCGTTGCCAAGCTGGTTGCGTCTTACCACAAAATGGGACTGGAGCCGTCGACTTTTCTCAATGTCAATTTCCCCTGCGACAATTCACGAGCTTACAAGACTTTTGAGTTCACCTCGCTCGGTTCGCGTCGGTACAAAGACATCGTCATTCGCAAAACCGATCCGCGCGGTAAACCGTACTACTGGATCGGCGGCCGACCGCAGTGGAAGATGACCAAGGGTTCAGACTTTGAGGCCGTCAGTCGCGGCGTTGTTTCGATCACGCCGACCCGGCTGAATTTCACTCACGCCGAGGTGCTGGAGAGGCTGAAAGAGGGCAGCTTTAAGCTCTAA
- a CDS encoding TIGR00725 family protein, which produces MSTPRKPVIAVIGAGKCSKKLRDMAFEVGKYVAENGGVLVCGGLGGIMEGAARGAKEAGGLTLGILPTDLKEDANEFIDIVIPTGFGEARNIMVVRSADAVIAFPGKFGTLTEMAFALHAKKPVVSVNAWRLSEEIHQTETPQEAAELAMKLAVPAEGSG; this is translated from the coding sequence ATGTCAACTCCGAGAAAGCCAGTGATAGCTGTGATCGGGGCGGGAAAGTGCTCGAAGAAACTGCGTGATATGGCTTTTGAAGTAGGCAAGTACGTGGCTGAAAACGGTGGTGTTCTTGTTTGTGGAGGACTGGGCGGCATAATGGAGGGCGCGGCTCGCGGAGCTAAAGAAGCCGGCGGACTGACGCTTGGCATTCTTCCAACAGATTTGAAGGAAGACGCCAACGAGTTTATCGACATCGTGATACCGACAGGTTTTGGTGAAGCTCGCAACATTATGGTCGTTCGATCGGCCGACGCCGTGATAGCGTTTCCGGGCAAATTCGGAACGCTTACCGAGATGGCCTTCGCACTGCACGCCAAGAAGCCGGTGGTTTCGGTTAATGCCTGGAGGCTCTCAGAAGAGATCCACCAAACCGAAACTCCACAGGAAGCCGCCGAGCTGGCCATGAAGCTGGCCGTGCCCGCCGAAGGATCGGGTTGA
- a CDS encoding acylphosphatase: MSSVAAELKISGVVQGVGYRYYCYRKAKEMGITGQVTNRSDGSVLVWAEGERSVIEALIAQLKSGPPASDVRDISIAWRDVSGHYSSFNIEMGD; this comes from the coding sequence TTGAGTTCGGTTGCCGCTGAACTCAAAATCTCTGGCGTAGTGCAGGGCGTCGGGTACAGATACTACTGCTATAGGAAAGCCAAAGAGATGGGGATCACCGGACAGGTGACAAACCGGTCGGACGGTTCTGTCTTGGTGTGGGCCGAGGGCGAACGTTCGGTCATAGAAGCCTTGATAGCCCAGTTGAAATCGGGACCGCCGGCCTCTGACGTTCGTGATATCTCTATCGCATGGCGCGACGTTAGCGGCCACTATTCCTCATTCAACATTGAAATGGGTGACTGA
- a CDS encoding adenine phosphoribosyltransferase, translating to MTSSNDGLKKYIRSVPDFPKPGINFYDITTLLQDPDGFGMALDAMEQFARDKQTEKILVVESRGFLFGAALADRLNVGLVLARKPGKLPHKTISAEYALEYGTDSLELHQDAVRAGERVLIVDDLIATGGTLQAVCGLVEQLDAQVVGISAVIDLSFLPWREKLSAYDVDCLIAYDSE from the coding sequence ATGACTTCATCCAACGATGGCCTGAAAAAGTATATCAGAAGTGTGCCGGACTTTCCCAAGCCGGGCATTAATTTCTACGACATCACAACACTCCTTCAGGACCCTGACGGGTTCGGCATGGCCTTGGATGCTATGGAACAGTTCGCCCGCGACAAGCAGACCGAAAAAATCCTGGTCGTCGAATCGCGGGGCTTTCTGTTCGGCGCGGCGTTGGCTGATCGCTTGAATGTCGGACTGGTACTCGCGCGCAAGCCGGGGAAACTACCCCATAAGACGATCAGTGCCGAGTACGCACTCGAATACGGTACCGACAGTCTGGAGTTGCATCAGGACGCCGTCCGGGCGGGGGAGAGGGTGTTGATTGTCGACGATCTGATAGCGACCGGTGGTACTCTTCAGGCGGTGTGCGGATTGGTCGAACAACTGGATGCCCAAGTGGTCGGCATTTCGGCTGTGATAGACCTGTCGTTTCTGCCCTGGCGGGAGAAACTGTCCGCCTACGATGTCGACTGCCTGATCGCTTACGACTCGGAGTGA
- a CDS encoding tetratricopeptide repeat protein — translation MYDKVKLTKRQIKEDKFTAFMLKARTWFIDNWQLAVIGVAAVVLIAVAGVYYSRSQAAQSEEAATRFARALLDYRNGSNQVAIMGFSQVVDEYSSDEAAEQATFLLGKVNYKIRNYEEATRYFEMYLTQYRENRLSRGAAQAGIASCHEEQAAYAEAADRFQKAFDEYPDGPLGGDYLAGAMRNHFKTGDLEKAAANLDTIKVRYKGSELVNRAIRSFAENSPGK, via the coding sequence ATGTACGACAAGGTTAAGCTGACCAAAAGACAGATCAAGGAAGACAAGTTCACCGCTTTCATGTTGAAGGCACGCACCTGGTTCATCGATAACTGGCAATTGGCCGTGATCGGGGTCGCGGCGGTGGTTCTGATAGCCGTAGCCGGTGTGTACTACAGTAGGTCTCAGGCGGCCCAATCTGAGGAGGCGGCTACTCGCTTTGCACGGGCTCTGCTGGATTATCGTAACGGGTCCAACCAAGTTGCCATAATGGGCTTTTCCCAGGTTGTCGACGAATACTCCTCGGACGAAGCTGCCGAACAAGCGACTTTTCTTCTCGGTAAAGTCAATTACAAAATCCGCAACTACGAAGAAGCAACTCGGTATTTTGAGATGTACCTGACTCAGTACCGCGAAAACCGTTTGTCGCGCGGGGCAGCACAAGCCGGTATTGCCTCCTGTCACGAAGAGCAGGCAGCTTATGCCGAGGCTGCCGACAGGTTCCAGAAGGCGTTCGACGAGTACCCCGACGGTCCGTTAGGCGGCGACTATCTGGCCGGCGCCATGCGCAACCATTTCAAAACCGGTGATCTCGAAAAGGCAGCTGCCAATCTCGACACTATCAAAGTACGGTATAAAGGCAGCGAATTGGTCAACCGGGCCATCCGGAGTTTTGCAGAAAACAGCCCAGGTAAGTAG
- a CDS encoding glycoside hydrolase family 57 protein: MSDTKPLKLAILWHMHQPNYQEPGSDRMVLPWVRLHATKDYLDMLLHASEYERVRVTFNLVPALLDQLNLYTGGGTDPHLELSRLRAEELNDRQKSEILDHFFSANLTQMVEPHRRYHELYSKARNGGSGILPAIFSSQEIRDLQVWSNLVWVDPLFHVESPIKELLDQGRNYTEEQKHALLAWQMTLISRILPAYREHFHKRRIDLSFTPYYHPILPLLCDTDSALEATPTLTLPKRRFQHPEDAEWHVRSSMAMFEETFGEPMAGMWPSEGSVSEQVADLLIKSGVKWIATDEEILRSSLRKANMDPREHPIHTVYEYGGSLKLFFRDHALSDRIGFVYSGWDADRAATDFIDHLMRIRALLADRLDQVVVPVILDGENAWEYFPNDGRDFLGELYRRLNEEPLIETTTMTEAAETIEAQSLPSLLAGSWINHDFRIWIGHQEDNAAWDLLHDARDALEQFEKEHPDYDPDRLRSAWKQIYIAEGSDWCWWYGDEHRGAGNEQFDSIFRRHLMAVYETLGLEVPRKLFDPIYRAGAGLKAVPPDTLLTPEIDGRLTDFYEWTGAGCFDCLKAGGAMHRVERYLSRIHFAYDHDWLFIRLDFADKKALELVDKPVFKFSFFTPEARDLAITPSGHKETDGKDGWYRYGLDESLELAVSRTWLFEHGFGELGFTAALLDSTESLESWPENEPIQILVAEKDKEMFWPA; the protein is encoded by the coding sequence TTGTCTGACACCAAACCACTGAAACTGGCCATTCTATGGCACATGCATCAGCCAAACTATCAGGAGCCCGGCTCTGATCGCATGGTGCTGCCGTGGGTAAGGCTGCACGCCACCAAAGATTATCTGGACATGTTACTCCACGCCAGTGAGTATGAAAGGGTGCGTGTCACTTTCAATCTGGTGCCCGCTCTGTTGGATCAGCTGAATCTGTACACGGGCGGCGGAACCGATCCGCACCTGGAGCTGTCACGGTTGAGAGCGGAAGAACTCAACGACCGGCAAAAAAGTGAAATCCTGGATCATTTCTTTTCAGCCAATCTTACTCAGATGGTGGAGCCGCACCGACGCTACCATGAACTGTATAGCAAGGCCAGAAACGGCGGGAGCGGAATACTCCCCGCCATTTTCTCGTCACAGGAGATACGGGACTTGCAGGTGTGGTCGAATCTGGTATGGGTGGACCCGCTGTTCCATGTCGAGTCCCCGATAAAGGAACTGCTGGATCAGGGTCGTAATTACACCGAGGAACAGAAGCACGCCCTCCTGGCATGGCAGATGACACTAATATCCAGGATTCTGCCGGCTTACCGGGAGCACTTCCACAAGCGCAGGATCGACCTTTCGTTCACGCCCTACTACCATCCGATCCTGCCATTGCTGTGCGATACCGATTCCGCTCTGGAAGCCACGCCCACCCTGACCCTGCCCAAACGCCGGTTTCAACATCCCGAGGATGCAGAGTGGCATGTCCGCTCGTCGATGGCGATGTTCGAGGAGACTTTCGGTGAGCCGATGGCGGGCATGTGGCCTTCGGAGGGGTCGGTGTCCGAGCAGGTGGCCGACTTGCTAATCAAATCGGGCGTGAAATGGATTGCCACCGATGAGGAGATTCTCCGGAGTTCACTGAGAAAAGCCAACATGGACCCACGAGAGCATCCGATCCACACTGTCTACGAGTATGGTGGTTCGTTGAAGCTGTTCTTCAGGGACCATGCCCTCTCCGACCGTATCGGTTTTGTTTATTCCGGCTGGGATGCCGACCGGGCGGCGACCGATTTCATCGACCATCTGATGCGCATACGCGCGTTGCTGGCTGATCGGCTCGACCAAGTGGTGGTGCCGGTGATTCTGGATGGCGAGAACGCCTGGGAATATTTCCCCAACGATGGTCGTGATTTCCTCGGTGAGTTGTACCGTCGTTTGAACGAGGAACCGCTGATTGAAACAACCACCATGACCGAGGCCGCTGAGACCATTGAGGCCCAATCGCTGCCGTCGCTGTTAGCCGGCAGTTGGATCAATCATGATTTCCGAATCTGGATCGGCCATCAGGAGGACAACGCCGCCTGGGATTTGCTGCATGATGCCCGCGACGCCTTGGAGCAATTTGAGAAAGAGCATCCAGACTACGATCCAGACCGTTTGAGAAGCGCCTGGAAGCAAATCTACATAGCCGAGGGTTCTGACTGGTGCTGGTGGTACGGCGATGAACATCGCGGCGCCGGCAACGAGCAATTCGACTCTATTTTCAGACGCCACCTGATGGCCGTGTATGAGACGCTCGGATTGGAAGTGCCCAGAAAACTATTTGATCCCATCTATCGGGCCGGTGCGGGTCTCAAAGCGGTGCCGCCGGACACTCTGTTGACACCGGAAATTGATGGCCGTCTCACCGATTTCTATGAATGGACCGGAGCCGGTTGCTTTGATTGTCTCAAAGCGGGCGGCGCCATGCATCGCGTTGAGCGGTACCTCTCACGGATTCATTTTGCATACGATCACGATTGGTTGTTTATTCGGCTTGACTTTGCGGACAAGAAAGCCTTAGAATTGGTTGACAAGCCGGTCTTCAAGTTCAGTTTCTTCACGCCCGAAGCGCGGGACCTGGCGATAACTCCCTCGGGTCACAAAGAGACAGACGGCAAGGACGGCTGGTATCGATACGGCCTGGACGAAAGCTTGGAGTTGGCCGTGTCGAGAACATGGTTATTCGAGCACGGTTTTGGTGAACTGGGCTTCACCGCGGCGCTGCTTGATTCAACTGAGAGTTTGGAAAGCTGGCCTGAAAATGAACCAATTCAGATTCTTGTCGCAGAGAAGGACAAGGAGATGTTCTGGCCTGCCTAG
- a CDS encoding M48 family metallopeptidase codes for MNPLRFRVSAILFALMLAVLLSCATTGPGGKTSFIVIPTSQEVGIGAGMAEQVEASDTILDDQVWQDYITEVGNKVVAVCDRQDIEYHFKVIQSDQVNAFAAPGGYIYFYTGLLREMDSEAEMAAVMAHEISHVVARHGVKRLQSALGVAIAYELAFGGEGAGEAMDAAIGIGMGLLFADYSRGAEREADNFGIQYMVKAGYNPQGALGMFETLARLGGGGSSNVFEGLARSHPETQERIANANAQIVAMQPLPAGLTMNKSRYHQMLKRFPPKQ; via the coding sequence ATGAATCCTCTAAGGTTCAGAGTAAGTGCGATTCTATTCGCCCTAATGCTTGCGGTTCTTTTGTCATGCGCTACTACCGGTCCCGGGGGCAAAACATCCTTCATAGTCATTCCGACCAGTCAGGAAGTCGGCATCGGCGCCGGGATGGCTGAGCAGGTCGAAGCCAGCGACACTATTCTCGACGATCAAGTTTGGCAGGATTATATAACCGAAGTGGGCAATAAGGTTGTTGCGGTGTGCGACCGACAGGATATCGAGTATCACTTCAAAGTCATCCAGTCCGATCAGGTTAACGCCTTCGCTGCGCCGGGGGGATACATCTATTTTTATACCGGCCTTTTGCGTGAGATGGATTCAGAGGCGGAGATGGCTGCTGTCATGGCCCATGAAATCTCGCACGTAGTGGCCCGGCATGGTGTCAAACGATTGCAGTCTGCGTTAGGCGTCGCTATTGCCTACGAACTGGCCTTTGGGGGAGAGGGGGCTGGCGAGGCGATGGATGCCGCTATCGGTATCGGCATGGGTTTGCTCTTTGCCGATTACTCACGCGGCGCCGAGCGAGAGGCGGACAATTTCGGCATTCAGTACATGGTTAAGGCCGGGTATAATCCCCAGGGTGCTTTGGGGATGTTCGAGACGCTGGCGCGGTTGGGTGGCGGCGGTTCATCTAATGTATTCGAGGGTCTGGCTCGATCGCATCCGGAGACACAGGAACGAATCGCCAACGCTAATGCTCAGATCGTTGCCATGCAACCTTTGCCTGCCGGATTGACCATGAACAAGTCCCGCTACCACCAGATGCTCAAGCGCTTCCCCCCGAAGCAATGA
- a CDS encoding PorV/PorQ family protein, whose product MKNRVVNRIVFVWIIMVAIMAIFGKVAVAANDGGRTAADFLQIGIGARAAGMGGAHSAASNDAGAAYWNPAGLTSVSGGEVVLGHFSLYQDIKMEYGALAFKTSDRTSLAVSITYLGYGQIDGYDVAGVSTGEQIAAYDWAGGLSFAYRLNQNLSLGATGKFVNQRLDDVSGSAFALDLGARYEFEWFTVAGVVANFGTKMDFDGVSEQLPTSARLAVSAHPWGPSLGTSLELDNRFQGGAAIKHGVEYCYDGQYFLRTGYNYLPQADHRSFGQGMSFGVGARFGRAEVDYAFSPGEKYAAEDLHRLSFKLQWGK is encoded by the coding sequence ATGAAGAACAGGGTAGTGAACAGAATCGTATTCGTTTGGATCATCATGGTGGCCATTATGGCCATCTTCGGCAAAGTTGCGGTGGCTGCTAACGATGGTGGCCGGACAGCAGCAGATTTTCTCCAAATTGGGATCGGAGCGCGCGCCGCGGGTATGGGTGGCGCCCATTCAGCAGCATCTAACGATGCCGGTGCAGCCTACTGGAATCCGGCCGGACTGACTTCGGTCAGCGGCGGTGAGGTGGTGCTGGGCCACTTTTCGTTGTATCAGGACATCAAGATGGAATACGGCGCGCTGGCTTTCAAGACAAGCGACCGGACCAGTCTGGCCGTCTCGATAACTTATCTTGGCTATGGTCAGATAGATGGCTACGATGTTGCCGGTGTTTCCACCGGTGAGCAGATCGCAGCTTACGATTGGGCCGGTGGGTTATCGTTCGCCTATCGCCTGAACCAGAACCTGTCGTTGGGAGCAACTGGAAAATTCGTCAACCAGCGGTTGGACGATGTTTCTGGCTCGGCTTTCGCTCTTGATCTGGGGGCGAGATACGAGTTTGAGTGGTTCACGGTGGCCGGAGTCGTGGCCAATTTCGGCACCAAGATGGATTTCGACGGTGTGTCCGAACAGTTGCCGACTTCGGCCCGACTGGCTGTTTCGGCCCATCCGTGGGGTCCGTCGCTTGGGACATCGCTGGAACTTGACAATCGATTCCAGGGCGGTGCGGCTATCAAGCATGGTGTCGAGTATTGCTACGACGGCCAGTACTTTCTGCGTACCGGTTACAATTATTTGCCCCAGGCCGATCATCGCAGCTTTGGCCAGGGGATGAGCTTCGGAGTGGGCGCTCGCTTCGGACGGGCCGAAGTCGACTATGCTTTCTCGCCGGGCGAAAAATACGCCGCTGAGGATTTACACCGACTGTCTTTCAAACTGCAATGGGGCAAATAG
- a CDS encoding sugar transferase gives MDNNLTSKSSIQSESAVALPVSSAGFGAASGVDAVRIDHSVSPTYSYTQQLSFYYGEYFKGIMFVLATTMFILVVPAFLARPARLKAMLSKAAKRTIDIFGAMLGLILTLPLWIIIPILIKLDSPGSVFYCQQRVGKNERQRDRRYCQRTDVSDRRNRSRRRTDHNGRLFKMYKFRTMSSEAESKTGPVLATKNDPRKTALGKILRKSRIDEIPQFLNVLFGQMSLVGPRPERPNFVSRYNEKYDNYCDRLNVKPGLTGLAQVTTGYDFSDEDVHEKLRYDLKYINTWSLWLDFKILCRTVVVVLTGRGAC, from the coding sequence ATGGACAATAACCTCACTTCAAAATCAAGCATCCAGTCTGAGTCTGCGGTAGCTCTGCCGGTTTCATCGGCTGGGTTTGGAGCCGCCAGCGGGGTCGATGCTGTCCGAATCGATCATTCTGTGAGCCCGACGTATAGTTATACTCAGCAACTCAGTTTCTATTACGGCGAGTATTTTAAGGGCATAATGTTTGTTTTGGCCACGACCATGTTTATATTGGTCGTACCGGCGTTCCTGGCCCGACCGGCCCGGCTGAAAGCTATGTTGAGTAAAGCTGCAAAGAGAACGATCGATATTTTCGGCGCCATGTTGGGGCTGATTCTTACTCTGCCCTTGTGGATCATTATTCCCATTCTAATCAAGTTGGATTCGCCCGGCTCGGTGTTCTATTGTCAGCAGAGAGTTGGTAAGAACGAGCGGCAGCGGGATCGGCGCTATTGCCAGCGAACCGATGTATCCGACCGGCGTAACCGCTCTCGCCGCCGGACCGACCACAACGGTCGTCTCTTCAAGATGTACAAGTTCCGCACCATGTCTTCAGAGGCCGAAAGCAAAACCGGTCCGGTGCTGGCCACTAAAAACGATCCGCGCAAAACAGCTTTGGGCAAAATACTTCGCAAGTCACGGATCGACGAGATACCTCAGTTTTTGAACGTGCTTTTCGGTCAGATGTCACTGGTGGGACCGCGTCCCGAACGGCCCAATTTCGTCTCCCGGTACAACGAGAAGTACGACAACTATTGTGACCGACTGAATGTCAAGCCGGGACTGACCGGATTGGCTCAGGTGACGACCGGCTACGACTTTTCGGATGAGGACGTGCACGAGAAACTGCGCTACGACCTGAAGTATATCAATACCTGGTCGCTCTGGCTGGACTTTAAGATTCTTTGCCGCACCGTGGTTGTCGTCCTGACCGGTCGCGGCGCCTGCTGA